The Hujiaoplasma nucleasis DNA window ATCAATTAAATCATAGAACTCATTAAGTTTTTTACTATCAAAGTTTAAAGAGAAAGTTGGGTATATAAAATCAGGGTGATGATGAATAAGTGTTTCTAGTAGCTCTTTAAATTTTAGGGGATCATCATTGATTTCAGGTATAAAAGGTTTCATAATAAAACCAAATTTAATATCTGTTTTTTCTAATGCTTTGATTAATTTTTCCATGGATTTAAAATCATAATGTTCATTAAAAATACTCAGGTCTATAGAGCTATAACTTGATATAGGTATGCCTATTAATAAAGGATTTGTTTTTGAAAAATCTTCTAAAACTTCAATATCATTAATTAGGTTTAAAGAATTGGTTTCTATAAATAAACCATGTCTAGTTTCCTTTAACTTATCGATAATATTAAAAATCGAGTCATGACAAGTATAGATATCAGGATTTTCAAAAATTCCAAATATTTTATCTTCTTCAAAATCATTAATTTTCTTTAAAAAATCTAATTCTCTATCCAAACATCTAGCTGATGCTTTTTGATTGGCTAGGGGGTAAAAATCTAGGGGCGTAGATAGATAATTAAAGATTGGGTTAGAGCCGTGACAAAGATTAGCATAGTAATCTATACCAAAAAATTTATCTTTTTGACGATTTCTAATGATTGAAGACGAATTAATAATCATAAAATAGCCCCTTTCCTATCTAATACCAATTTTATTCATTATATCTTGTTTATAAAAAAATTAAAAGTAAAAACCCTGTTTTATAGTTTTTTTATATAAGAACCGACAATTTTTAATAGTTCTTCTATGCTTAGTTCGTCCGTAATTCTAAGCACAGGCTTAGATACACCATCTAACCAAGAAAGGTGTTGCCGTCTAGATCTCAAATATTCTGGGTTATGTTCATAATCACTTACCCATTGGAGAAATTCTTGGTGTTTGTCATAGAGGTCTCCACCAGGTAATACTCTTTTTCCAAATCTATTGAGTTCTCTACGATTAATACGTTTAATCCTGGTTTCTATATCTAAGTTCATATAAATATATAAATCAATATTTTCTTTGAGTTCATCGTAAATATTAACAATGGCACCAGAAATGATTGTATTTTGATGGTTTTTAAGTATCTCATGCATATCTTTCTTAATGACTTGATTATCTCTTCTTATTGTAAAGGGGGGGTCTGTTTTTTCCCACATGATATCATCTATATCTATATGATAAAAATCATATATTTCTGATAAAGATTTGGCTAAGGTAGTGGTCCCAGATCCACTTGAACCAAAAATATTAATAATCATCAAAACACCTACTTTTTAAACATTATTTGTTCACTATTAAACATTCTATTGAGTAAGTAAATAAATCCAACCATGTATATAAAGTTTGAAAGGGCAGTTATTAAAACAAAAGTAGCTATATTAGGGGTGAAAGTCATGATACCTACCAATGATTGAACTGAGTTATAAATAGGAATTAAGTAGACATATAAGTTTTCATTAGCCCCAGTAGAGAACATGGTTGTTATAGAAACAATCACTGTGAGTATATAGATTGGGGTAATATAGGTAGATGCTTCTTTTAATGATCTAGCATATGCTGAAATTACAGATACAATACCAATAATAACAAAAATAGTAGAGAATAAAACAACTAATATAAGCATATAATCACTAAAAGTGAAAACTGATAAGCTTTGATCTTCTAAGTTTAATAGAGCAGGTAGTGAAAGTATAATTCCTATGAATGAAGATATGGCTGATACAAGTGATAAAAGTGAAAGACTTAAGACTTTACCTATAGCCAACTCACTTCTTTTAATTGGGGTAATCAATAAGGTTGAAATCGTATTTCTTTCTTTTTCACCAGCAATAGATTCAGGTCCAATTGACATGGCACCAGAAAATAAGAACATGATAACTAACATTGGTAAAAGACTAGACATGACAGTACCAATCATCTCTCTTTCAGAGATTTCTGAGTATTGTTCTTGAAAATTTAAATATGAGGTATCACCATAAAGACCAGCTTTTAAATATTCATCATAGGAAATTATATATTGTCTAAAACGATTAATGGATGAAGATGCATCTTTGGGATTTGTGTAAAAAATGACTGAAGGTTGGTCTTCACTCCCATCGTAAGCCTGTATATTTTCACTAAATACAATAAGTATATTCCAATCTTCATCATCAATTTTGTTTTTATATGAATCTATTTCCTCTTCGTTAATTGAAATCACATTAATATTCGATAAAGACTCATTAAGCCTTTCACCAGTTTCATATAGGCTTTCAAATGTATCTGTAGGATTGACAATGGCGATGTCAGTAACTTCTCCATCTTGCATATTATCAATCGCGTTACCAATGAAATTATAAATAATAAATATAAATAAACCAGGTAGTATAAACAGGGTGATTATTAATCTTTTGTCTTTGAATACTCTGTCAATTTCTTTTCTAAATATGGTCCATATGTTCTTCATGATAAGTTTTCTCCCGCTAAGTCAAAAAATAAGTCTTCTACATCTTTATGAGTGTTATGGACAGCTTCCAATGAATCATCATAGATGAGCAATCCATCAATAATAATGCCTACCCTATCACATATTTTCTCTACAAGAGAGAAGATATGTGTAGACACTATAATGGTTTTACCCTTTTCTTTTAACTCAATTAAAAAATCAGTAACAATTTTAGCAGTGATAATGTCCAAGCCATTGGTAGGTTCATCAAAGATAATAATTTCAGGGTCGTGCACAATGGAAATAACTAACTGAACTTTCTGCCTCATCCCGGTTGATAAATCACTTATTTTAACTTGTCTAAAATGGTCTATACCGAATTTAGCAAATAATTCTTCTTTTCTTTCTTGGGTTTTGTCCGCAGATAACCCATGAAGTCTAGCAAAAAAATCAAACATATAATCTGGGGTAAAAAACTCTTCTAATTTAAGATCACTGGTTAAAAAACCAATGTTTTTTCTAACATTATATGGATCTTTTAGTACACTATGTCCTTTAACATAGATATCCCCTTCATCAGGTTTTATTAAAGTTGATATACATCTTAATGTTGTTGTTTTACCAGCACCATTAGGACCCAATAAACCATAAATTTGACCAGAAAACGCTTCAAAAGATAAGCCATTAACAGCTACTTTTCTTTTTTCATTGCTTTTATTAATTTTCATTTGTTTCTTTGATAGTGTAAAAGTTTTCTTGATATTATCCACTTTTATTTTAGCATCCATTTATGTCCTCTTTCTTATCTTTATTCTTATTTATATCTTATCAAAATTTTAACCAAATAACAATAATAAAAAAAAGTCTATTTCTAGACTTTTTGTCTTATTTTAAAGCTTTTTTTGCTTGTTCACAAAGATTTGTGAAACCAGCCATATCATATACTGCTAAATCAGCTAACATTTTACGGTTTACTTCAACATTTGCTTTTTTTAAGCCATCGATTAATCTTGAATAAGATAAATCGTTCATTCTAGCTGCAGCATTGATTCTTGTAATCCATAATTTTCTGAAATCTCTTTTTCTTCTTCTTCTATCTCTATATGCATATTTGAATGAATGCATTACTTGTTCTTTAGCTGTTTTGTATAATAAATGTTTAGCTCCAAAGTAACCTTTGGCTAATTTTAATGTTTTTTTACGTCTGTTTCTTGTTACGAAACTTCCTTTTACTCTAGGCATCTTTCTTCACTCCTTCTCTTATAGGTATGGAACCATATCTTTGATTCTTTTTAAATCTGATGGTGATATGATTTCTTCTCTTCTCGCTTGACGATTTTGTTTTGGTGTTCTGTGACTTTTCAAGTGTACTGAATAAGTTGAAGGTCTAGAAAGTTTCCCAGAGCCAGTTCTTTTTAATCTTTTTTTAGTACCTGAATGTGATTTCATTTTTGGCATAGTTATTTCTCCTCCTAATTTTTCGGGTTAATCATAATTGCTAAGAATCTACCATTTTTATCTATATTTCCGTCCATATCTCCATATTCAGATAAGGCTTGATAAAAATGATTTAATACTTCTTTTCCTTGTTCAACTAAAGCATCGCCTGCGCGGTAAGGTAATCTTACAGTTGCTTTGACTTTGTTACCTTTTGTTAAGAATTTTTGTGCATGATTTAATTTTGTGTTTAAATCATGTTCTTCGATAACTGCAGTCATTCTTATTTCTTTTAGTTCAACAGTTTTTTGATGTCTTCTAGCTTCTTTCGCTTTCTTTTGTTGTTCGTAGCGATATTTGCTATAGTCCATCAATTTACATACTGGTGGTTTTGCATTAGGCGCAACTAAAACTAAATCAAATCCTTTTTCTAAGGCAATTTGATTGGCTTCTCTACTAGAAATTTCGCCGTATTGGTGACCATCAGCTCCAATTAATAAGACTTTACTATAACGAATTTCTTCATTAATAGGCGTTGTCTCAGTTTTAACTGGTTTTTTGTTTGGATATCTAATATTAACACCTCCATGTTATATAAAAAAGTGGGTACATATAGCACCCACTTAACATGTCATTAACATATTATTTTAGCTTGGACCTATTGATCTTTCAATCAGGTGAGAAGTGGGTACTTCTGCTTTCTAAATTTAAACCGTTGTTATTATAGTATATATCTTAATCTTTGTCAACTATTTCTTTCCGTTAGATTTACTTTTATTTTTAAAATAATTTTCCTTATTTACTTGATACGATCTAGCGATAGCCAATGAGTCTTTAGGAACATTCTTATTTAAAGTAGATCCAGCCGCAATTGTAGAATTATCTTCAATTTGAATAGGTGCGATTAAGTTAGCGTTACAGCCAACAAAAACATCATCCCCGATTAGCGTTTTATATTTGTTGGTTCCATCATAGTTTACAGTAATTGATCCACATCCAAAGTTAACATTATTGCCAACTTCAGCATCGCCTAAGTATGCAAGATGGCTGGCTTTAAAATTGTCACCAGTGATCGTTTTTTTGATTTCAACAAAGTTACCAATACGATTTTTCGTACCTATAATTGCCCCGTCTCTTAAGTGGGCAAAAGGACCAACCGTTGTATTATCTTTGACTTCTGAATTAAAAATCAATGAATGTTGAATTTTTACATTTTCACCGATAATTGAATTATGAATTTCAGTTGATGGACCAATAAATGTATTCTTTTTTATATGAGAATTACCAGTGATATAGCAGTTAGGAGAAATAGTAACATTTTCTTCTATTACAACATTATCACCAATGGTAATTGTATCAGGGTTTATCATTGCTACCCCTGAACGCATAATTTCTTTGTTGATATTATGTCTTAAAATAGCTTCAGCTTGACTTAAAGCATATAAATCATTGATCCCCATCGCTTTAAATGGTTTTTTAAGTATAAAAGTTGAAATACGTTTCTTTTGAGATTTAAAGACTTTAACTATATCTGTTAAATAAT harbors:
- a CDS encoding AAA family ATPase, which translates into the protein MIINIFGSSGSGTTTLAKSLSEIYDFYHIDIDDIMWEKTDPPFTIRRDNQVIKKDMHEILKNHQNTIISGAIVNIYDELKENIDLYIYMNLDIETRIKRINRRELNRFGKRVLPGGDLYDKHQEFLQWVSDYEHNPEYLRSRRQHLSWLDGVSKPVLRITDELSIEELLKIVGSYIKKL
- a CDS encoding ABC transporter permease, which encodes MKNIWTIFRKEIDRVFKDKRLIITLFILPGLFIFIIYNFIGNAIDNMQDGEVTDIAIVNPTDTFESLYETGERLNESLSNINVISINEEEIDSYKNKIDDEDWNILIVFSENIQAYDGSEDQPSVIFYTNPKDASSSINRFRQYIISYDEYLKAGLYGDTSYLNFQEQYSEISEREMIGTVMSSLLPMLVIMFLFSGAMSIGPESIAGEKERNTISTLLITPIKRSELAIGKVLSLSLLSLVSAISSFIGIILSLPALLNLEDQSLSVFTFSDYMLILVVLFSTIFVIIGIVSVISAYARSLKEASTYITPIYILTVIVSITTMFSTGANENLYVYLIPIYNSVQSLVGIMTFTPNIATFVLITALSNFIYMVGFIYLLNRMFNSEQIMFKK
- a CDS encoding ABC transporter ATP-binding protein, with product MDAKIKVDNIKKTFTLSKKQMKINKSNEKRKVAVNGLSFEAFSGQIYGLLGPNGAGKTTTLRCISTLIKPDEGDIYVKGHSVLKDPYNVRKNIGFLTSDLKLEEFFTPDYMFDFFARLHGLSADKTQERKEELFAKFGIDHFRQVKISDLSTGMRQKVQLVISIVHDPEIIIFDEPTNGLDIITAKIVTDFLIELKEKGKTIIVSTHIFSLVEKICDRVGIIIDGLLIYDDSLEAVHNTHKDVEDLFFDLAGENLS
- the rplT gene encoding 50S ribosomal protein L20, encoding MPRVKGSFVTRNRRKKTLKLAKGYFGAKHLLYKTAKEQVMHSFKYAYRDRRRRKRDFRKLWITRINAAARMNDLSYSRLIDGLKKANVEVNRKMLADLAVYDMAGFTNLCEQAKKALK
- the rpmI gene encoding 50S ribosomal protein L35 yields the protein MPKMKSHSGTKKRLKRTGSGKLSRPSTYSVHLKSHRTPKQNRQARREEIISPSDLKRIKDMVPYL
- the infC gene encoding translation initiation factor IF-3 gives rise to the protein MRYPNKKPVKTETTPINEEIRYSKVLLIGADGHQYGEISSREANQIALEKGFDLVLVAPNAKPPVCKLMDYSKYRYEQQKKAKEARRHQKTVELKEIRMTAVIEEHDLNTKLNHAQKFLTKGNKVKATVRLPYRAGDALVEQGKEVLNHFYQALSEYGDMDGNIDKNGRFLAIMINPKN
- the glmU gene encoding bifunctional UDP-N-acetylglucosamine diphosphorylase/glucosamine-1-phosphate N-acetyltransferase GlmU, with protein sequence MKKYAIILAAGKGTRMKTDLPKCAYPLLKKPMIVYIIENLTKSQSVDEIITVVGHKKEVIKNILNSRVSYADQDQQLGTGHAVLMAKDLVKEEGYSIILPGDMPLIDDLVIKEAMAYHESTRNDLTVVSTFVDEPDGYGRIIMKNEQLQAIVEEKDASEQEKEIKEINTGIYIVDNQMLFEGLNLISDNNAQHEYYLTDIVKVFKSQKKRISTFILKKPFKAMGINDLYALSQAEAILRHNINKEIMRSGVAMINPDTITIGDNVVIEENVTISPNCYITGNSHIKKNTFIGPSTEIHNSIIGENVKIQHSLIFNSEVKDNTTVGPFAHLRDGAIIGTKNRIGNFVEIKKTITGDNFKASHLAYLGDAEVGNNVNFGCGSITVNYDGTNKYKTLIGDDVFVGCNANLIAPIQIEDNSTIAAGSTLNKNVPKDSLAIARSYQVNKENYFKNKSKSNGKK